CTTTATTTCCAGTTCAATTAGAAGTAGTTATGCCAAGTCATGAGGTCTGTCTTCCTTATCAGCATGGTGAAGTCCGAATCAAAGCACCTAACGTGACAGTTGGGTACTTGAATCAGCCGCGGCGCTCTGAAACTGAATGGTTTTACACAGGAGATATCGGTTATCTTGATAATGATGGCTATCTCTATATTGTTAGTCGTTTAGCTGATTTAATTATTTCTGGTGGGGAAAATATTTATCCTTCAGAGGTAGAACAAGTTTTAATGGCACATCCTAGTATTAATGATGTGGTAATCGTTGGAAAAAAAGATACTCAGTGGGAGCAAGTCCCAATTGCCTTTTTAGTCTTAGAGCAAGATAAGGAGTTAGATATCCCTGGCTTAATTCATTTTTGTCAAAGTCAATTAGCTCAATATAAAATACCGAAAGAATATAAAGTTGTTAGTCAATTGCCACGTAATGCTAGTGGTAAAGTTTTACGCAGAAATTTAGTCTAAATTTTTTTAGTATATAGAGTGCCGAAAAAACGGCACTTTGTATGTTTACATAGAAGATAGGGGGAAGATTTTAATGAGTGTGATAGGAATGTGGTTTCGTAAAGATTTAAGGTTAACAGACAATACAGCACTAATTGCAGCACTGAAAGAGGCTCAATTAAAAAATGACAAACTAGTTGGGATTTTCCATCTAAATCCGCTTCAATTTAAAGTAACGAGTTTTAATCATGATTATTTTTTTACTGCGGTCGCGCATTTTGTTGAAGTAGCTAAAGCAGCTGGCTTGCCAATTCATTTTTTATATGGAGAGATAGAAGCAGCTTTTGAGGAACTAACTCAAAAAATTCCGACTTTAAACCAGATTTACTTTAATCGAGATGAACGAGGGTTTGGTGCAGAGCGAGATCGGAAAATGGAGTCATTTTTTGCAGAAAAAGGGATTGAATGCCATCATTTTCAAGATAGTCATCTGCATGGAGCAACAGAGAATCGAAAACAAGATCAGACGGCGTTTAAAGTTTTTACTCCTTACTATAAAAGTTGGGAAAAACTTAGAAAACCCAACTTTCAAAAAATTGATAGTCAAAAATTAAAAGAATTTGCTTTAGACAAACAAGAGCTATTTAGTGAAGGACAGGCTGAATTTACTCAGTTAATGCAATCGGTTGATGAAAAATGGGCGAGTGAAGTTGGGGCGTTAAAAGCGAGAAAGAGATTACGTCAATTTATTTCAAGTGGGATCGAGCAGTATGATCAAACACGTGATTTTCCAGCCCAAAAAGGAACGAGTCGGTTATCTCAGTTTTTAAGAACGGGGGAATTGTCCATTCGCGAAGTGTATCATCGAATTAAGGCCGAGGCCCCAGATAGTATAGGGAAAGAAACGTATCTAAAGGAGTTATGTTGGCGTGATTTTTATAATATGATTTATTTTGAAAATCCACAACAGCAAGTATTGGAAATAAAAGAACAGTATCGTAACTTACAGTGGAACAGTGATGAGCAACTTTTGCAGGCTTGGAAAACCGGCCAAACAGGTTATCCTTTAGTAGATGCAGCCATGCGCCAATTAAATCAAACAGGTTGGATGCATAATCGTTTACGGATGATTGCGGCTTCTTTTTTAGTTAAAGATTTATTAATGGACTGGCGTTTAGGAGAAGCCTATTTTGCAGAAAAATTAATTGATTATGATGCGGCTTCGAACATTGGTGGCTGGCAGTGGGCGGCTTCAACAGGAACTGATGC
This Carnobacterium maltaromaticum DSM 20342 DNA region includes the following protein-coding sequences:
- a CDS encoding cryptochrome/photolyase family protein, which gives rise to MSVIGMWFRKDLRLTDNTALIAALKEAQLKNDKLVGIFHLNPLQFKVTSFNHDYFFTAVAHFVEVAKAAGLPIHFLYGEIEAAFEELTQKIPTLNQIYFNRDERGFGAERDRKMESFFAEKGIECHHFQDSHLHGATENRKQDQTAFKVFTPYYKSWEKLRKPNFQKIDSQKLKEFALDKQELFSEGQAEFTQLMQSVDEKWASEVGALKARKRLRQFISSGIEQYDQTRDFPAQKGTSRLSQFLRTGELSIREVYHRIKAEAPDSIGKETYLKELCWRDFYNMIYFENPQQQVLEIKEQYRNLQWNSDEQLLQAWKTGQTGYPLVDAAMRQLNQTGWMHNRLRMIAASFLVKDLLMDWRLGEAYFAEKLIDYDAASNIGGWQWAASTGTDAVPYFRIFNPTTQSQRFDEAGDFIYKYVPELKGIPHAYLHEPSKMPLNIQQEKQIVIGEDYPQPIVQHKLMRKKALELFKGIDQ